GCCGCGCCTGCCGGCTCCGGGCGAGACGCTCGCGGGGAGTGCGTTTGCGCAGGTGGCGGGCGGCAAGGGCGGCAATCAGGCGGTGGCCGCGGCGCGCCTCGGTGCCCATGTGGCCATGGTCGGCCGGGTCGGCGCCGACAGCAATGGCGAAGTCTTGCGCGCAGGCCTCGTGGCAGAGGGGATCGACTGCGGCGCCCTCGAAACGTCGCCGGGCGCACCGACTGGCGTGGCGCTGATTATCGTCGACGACGCGAGCCAGAACGCCATCGTCATCGTGGCGGGCAGCAACGGCGAAGTCACGCCCGAGACGATCGCGCGCAACGAGGCCGTGCTCGCGCGGGCCGACGTCGTGGTCTGCCAGCTCGAAACGCCCCCGGACGCGGTGGCGGCCGCGCTTGCCGCCGCACGGCGGCTCGGCAAGATCACCATCCTCAATCCGGCGCCCGCGACGGGGCCGCTGCCCGCGCAGTGGCTCGCGCTCATCGACTACCTCGTGCCGAACGAACTGGAGGCCGCGGCGCTTACCGGCCTGCCCGCGAGCACGCCCGAAGCGGCCGCGCGCGCGGCGTTGGCCCTGCGCGAGGCAGGCGCGCGCAACGTCCTGGTGACGCTCGGCGCGCAGGGCGTATGTGCGCTGCTGGAGGGCGCCGCGCCAGCCCATCTGCCCGCGCCGCGCGTCGAGGCCGTAGACACGACGGCGGCCGGCGACACCTTCATCGGCGCATTGGCCGGGCGTCTCGCCACGGGCGCGCCTGCGCTCGAAGCCATTGCATTCGCACTGCGCGCGGCGTCGGTTTCCGTCACCCGCGCGGGCGCGCAACCTTCCATCCCGACGCTCGCCGAACTCGCGGGTTGAGCCAATTCGCACGTCTTGCGGACATAGCCGGCCGAAGCGCCGGCTATTCGCGCAGCTCATGAATGGTTTCCCCTAATACTTCATACCATATACATATTTCAAGACCAAGAAAGCCCGTGCCGTAAACGCGTGTTAGAAGCGCAACTCTATCTCGGGCGCCAGGCCCGACCACACAACACGCGTTGGGGGAGACATGGGCAAGGGCATCAGTATCAAGGCGCGCATCGGCATCACAATGGGCTTTCTGGCAACGTTGATCGTCGTGATCAGCGCGGTCGGATTGCTCGGTCTCACGCGTTCGAACGACGCGTATCGCGAGACCTTCACCGACCAGATGCCCAGTTCGCACGCGGTCAACCTGGCTGAAATCTATGCGGCGCGCGAGCGGCTCGCACTCGACCGGGCCGCCTTCGAACTGGGTACGCCGGACGCCGCCGCGACGATCGAGCGTGCGCGCATGCTGCGTGGCGTATCGGACGACTACTGGAAAAAGTACATGGCCTTGCCGCGCGACGGCGAGGAAGCGCGGCTCGCTCAGGACGTGGCAGCCCGGCGCGAGGCGCTGCACCAGATTGCGGACCAGTTCTCGAGCACCGTGCAGTCGGGCGACCAGGCGAAGGTCACGGCGGGCGCCAAGGCGCTCAAGGAAGCCTATGACGGGCTCTCGAAGGCCGACGCCGTGCTCGACAAGTTCCAGATGACGCAGGCGCAAAAGGGTTTCGACGACGCCCAGGCCGCGTTCTCGCAACTGCGCATCGCGTGCATTGCGGCGCTGCTGGTGGGCATCGGCGCGGCCGCCTTTTCGTTCTTCTCCCTGCGCCGCGCCATTGCCGAGCCGCTTGGCGAGGCGCTCGGCGCATTCCATGCGATCGCCGCGGGCGACCTTCGCCGGCCCGTGGTCGTGCGCCGCAACGACGAGATGGGCGAACTGCTCGGCGGCGTCGCGCAGATGCAGCGCAGCCTCACCGAAACGGTGCGTTCGGTCCGCTCGGGCACCGAATCGATCGCCACAGCCACGCGCGAGATTGCCGCGGGCAATCTCGACCTTTCGTCGCGCACCGAAGAGCAGGCCTCGGCGCTGCAGGAGACCGCCTCGAGCATGGAGCAGCTCACCGGCACCGTGAAGCAGAACGCCGACAACGCGCGCCAGGCCAGCGCGCTCGCCGCCAATGCCTCGGAAATCGCCAACAAGGGCAGTTCGGTCGTCAATCAGGTGGTCGGCACGATGGGCGACATCAACGACAGCTCCGCGAAGATCGCCGACATCATCACGATCATCGAGGGCATCGCGTTCCAGACCAATATTCTCGCGCTCAACGCGGCCGTCGAAGCGGCGCGCGCGGGCGAGGAGGGGCGCGGCTTCGCCGTGGTGGCGGGCGAGGTGCGCAGCCTGGCTCAGCGCTCGTCGGCGGCGGCCAAGGAGATCAAGGGGCTCATCGACACTTCGGTCGAGCGCGTGCAGGCGGGCTCGGCGCTCGTCGACGAAGCAGGGCGCACGATGACCGAGATCATCGCCGCGGTGCAGCGCGTGACCGACATCATGGGCGAGATCGCGGCGGCTTCCCAGGAGCAGTCGGGCGGCATCGACCAGGTCGCGCGCGCGGTCACGCAGATGGACGAGGTAACGCAGCAAAATGCGGCACTTGTCGAGGAGGCGGCGGCCGCGGCGCAGTCGCTCGAGGACCAGGCGGGACGCCTGCGCGAGGCCGTCGCGGTGTTCAGCCTCGACGACGCAGCGCTCGGCGCAGCACCGGTACAGACGACGCGGGCAGCCGCACGGGCGGCTTCCGTCTCCCGTTCCGTTTCGCACCCGGCAAAGGCCAGCGGCGCCTCTGCCGCTGCGGCGAAGCGCACGCCGCGTCGCGCTCCCGCCGCCGCCCAGCCGGCCGCGCGGCCCGTTGCCGCTCCGAGCGCTCCCGTGGGCGCGGTGGCAGCGGGCGCCGGTTCGAACGGCGACTGGGAGACCTTCTGAAGCGACATTTGTCAGGAACGCAGGCCCTCCCTATGTTTGAGAACCAGCCGCTGCGTCGCAGCGGCTTTTTCACCTTTGATCCCGCTTTGCGGCCCCGCCATGCACCATACGGGCGCCGTTACGGTACATTGTCAGCCGTGTCATCTGCGCGGCCCGGTCGGCGCGCTACACTGCGGCGCCCTGCGGTGCCCGCGAGCGGCATGGCGTCGTGCTGGATTCAGCCCGCGCCCATGTGCACGCGCGGACCGCGCGGGGTGGCGCCGCAAGGCAAGGTACCCGCGCCGCAGGGCAAGGGAGGGCGCACAGCGCCACGCAGCACGGATCGCGCCGGCATCGAGCGCCGGTGCCGCATGACAGCACAAACAAGGAACCCGACATGACGCATGACGATCTCGCGCAACGCCTCGTGAATGCGCGCCGGCATCATCATCTGATCGAAACCCTGGAGCCCGAGCGCGTGCCGCCGGACGCGGCCACTGCATACGCGATCCAGCAGGCGGTGCTCGCCGGGCTCGAAACGACCACGGGCGGCTGGAAGGTGGGGGCGCGCGCACCGGGCGGCCCCGCTTCCGGCGCACCGATCCCGGCGCCGCTTGTGCACGCCTCGCCGGCGCGCTTCGAGCGGAGGCACTTTTTCCGCGTGCTCGTGGAACTGGAGATCGCGTTTCGTTTTTCGGAACCGATCGTTCCGCGCGCCGAAGCCTATGCGCGCGACGAGGTGCTGGCGCGCGTGGGCCAGATCCTCCCGGCCATCGAGATTGTCGATAGCCGTTTCGCGCAGTGGCCCAACGTCGCGCCGCTCGCCCAGCTCGCCGATGCGCAGAACAATGGCGCGCTCGTGACCGGCCACGCGCTACCGTACTCCGCACTGGCCCGCGCGCTCGATTTCGTCGCCCCGGAGCTCGAATTGACGTTCGACGGCGCCTCGCTCGTGCCGGAGGCGCCAGGCAACCCCGCGGGCGATCCGCGCGAACTGCTCGTCTGGTTCGTCAATCATTGCGCTGCAATGGGCATCACGATCGAGCCCGAATGGACCATTACGACGGGCACCTATGTCGGTGCGCATCGCATCGACAAGCCCGGTCTCCTGCACGGCCACATCGACGGATTAGGGGAAGTCGAAGTCGAATTTGTCTAGATTGCGCAGGTGCGCTCGATGTAACAATCGTACCTGTCACATTGGCTCAAATGAACAGCCGCCGCGCGCATTGCGCGGCGGCTTTATTTTTTTGTGAGCATGGCGCGTCTCATGGGTGTACACCTGGCAACCTGTCACGCGCGTCATCTTCGTCGCGCGCGTGCGCGTCGTTCGATTGCAGGGGGAAAAGCACTACTGCCAGGAGGGCCTGTCAACGTCGGCTCGCATACGTACAAGAATGCGCGGCAGGTCACCGACGTTGGAGAAATCGACGCGTAAAACGGGAAAAAAATTGCATTGACGCGTGCTCACAACAACGCCGTGGCAGTGCGCCATACGAGCGCGCCATGTGCGCACGCGAACAAATCGTAACGAGTGGGTGTGCACCGGCACTGCACTGGTGCGTTTGATGAAGAGGCGCTGCGTATGCCGGAGCGTCGAACAGGCCGGACGACAAGGCGAAAACCGGTC
The Paraburkholderia acidiphila genome window above contains:
- the rbsK gene encoding ribokinase; translated protein: MDLVARAPRLPAPGETLAGSAFAQVAGGKGGNQAVAAARLGAHVAMVGRVGADSNGEVLRAGLVAEGIDCGALETSPGAPTGVALIIVDDASQNAIVIVAGSNGEVTPETIARNEAVLARADVVVCQLETPPDAVAAALAAARRLGKITILNPAPATGPLPAQWLALIDYLVPNELEAAALTGLPASTPEAAARAALALREAGARNVLVTLGAQGVCALLEGAAPAHLPAPRVEAVDTTAAGDTFIGALAGRLATGAPALEAIAFALRAASVSVTRAGAQPSIPTLAELAG
- a CDS encoding 2-keto-4-pentenoate hydratase, whose product is MTHDDLAQRLVNARRHHHLIETLEPERVPPDAATAYAIQQAVLAGLETTTGGWKVGARAPGGPASGAPIPAPLVHASPARFERRHFFRVLVELEIAFRFSEPIVPRAEAYARDEVLARVGQILPAIEIVDSRFAQWPNVAPLAQLADAQNNGALVTGHALPYSALARALDFVAPELELTFDGASLVPEAPGNPAGDPRELLVWFVNHCAAMGITIEPEWTITTGTYVGAHRIDKPGLLHGHIDGLGEVEVEFV
- a CDS encoding methyl-accepting chemotaxis protein, with protein sequence MGKGISIKARIGITMGFLATLIVVISAVGLLGLTRSNDAYRETFTDQMPSSHAVNLAEIYAARERLALDRAAFELGTPDAAATIERARMLRGVSDDYWKKYMALPRDGEEARLAQDVAARREALHQIADQFSSTVQSGDQAKVTAGAKALKEAYDGLSKADAVLDKFQMTQAQKGFDDAQAAFSQLRIACIAALLVGIGAAAFSFFSLRRAIAEPLGEALGAFHAIAAGDLRRPVVVRRNDEMGELLGGVAQMQRSLTETVRSVRSGTESIATATREIAAGNLDLSSRTEEQASALQETASSMEQLTGTVKQNADNARQASALAANASEIANKGSSVVNQVVGTMGDINDSSAKIADIITIIEGIAFQTNILALNAAVEAARAGEEGRGFAVVAGEVRSLAQRSSAAAKEIKGLIDTSVERVQAGSALVDEAGRTMTEIIAAVQRVTDIMGEIAAASQEQSGGIDQVARAVTQMDEVTQQNAALVEEAAAAAQSLEDQAGRLREAVAVFSLDDAALGAAPVQTTRAAARAASVSRSVSHPAKASGASAAAAKRTPRRAPAAAQPAARPVAAPSAPVGAVAAGAGSNGDWETF